From the Lathyrus oleraceus cultivar Zhongwan6 chromosome 4, CAAS_Psat_ZW6_1.0, whole genome shotgun sequence genome, one window contains:
- the LOC127074414 gene encoding zingipain-2, translating into MTSILHSLILFCLITLSLSLNMSSGRSNKEVMTMYEKWLVKHQKVYNKLGEKDRRFQIFKDNLKFIDEHNAQNHSYIVGLNEFADITNKEYRDKYLSTRSSNDIKHKITGERYAYKAGDSGNDILPASVDWRWAFGPIKYQGTCGACWAFSAVATVEAINKIVTGNFVNLSVQELVDCDRTDFNRGCRGGLMDHAYKFIIDNGGLDSEEDYPYQEREGTCDQGKKNTKIVSINYFEYVPRNDENALMKAVANQPVTVAIDASGRAFQLYQSGVFTGSCDTMLNHGVVVVGYGSQNGVDFWGVRNSWSTNWGERGYFKLERNLKNTNTGKCGIAMDPTYPIKLRQNSAVTNSGYEKTQMLVTSA; encoded by the exons ATGACATCAATACTACACTCTTTGATCTTATTTTGCTTGATCACTTTGTCATTATCATTGAACATGTCAAGTGGACGTAGTAACAAGGAGGTTATGACGATGTACGAGAAATGGTTAGTAAAACACCAAAAAGTGTATAACAAATTAGGAGAGAAAGATCGAAGATTTCAAATATTTAAGGATAATTTAAAATTCATCGATGAACACAATGCTCAAAATCACAGTTATATAGTTGGGTTAAACGAGTTTGCAGATATAACTAATAAAGAATATCGTGACAAGTATTTGAGCACGAGGAGTAGTAATGATATTAAACATAAGATTACCGGTGAACGATATGCTTATAAGGCAGGTGATAGTGGTAATGATATATTGCCTGCGTCTGTTGATTGGAGATGGGCTTTTGGTCCTATCAAATATCAAGGAACTTGTG GAGCGTGTTGGGCTTTTTCCGCAGTAGCGACAGTGGAAGCTATTAACAAGATAGTGACGGGGAATTTTGTGAATTTGTCTGTACAAGAGCTTGTGGACTGTGATAGAACAGACTTCAATAGAGGGTGCCGTGGTGGTTTAATGGATCATGCCTACAAATTCATCATTGATAATGGTGGCCTTGACTCAGAGGAAGATTATCCATACCAGGAACGTGAGGGCACATGTGATCAAGGAAAA AAAAATACCAAGATAGTGAGCATCAATTATTTTGAGTATGTTCCAAGAAATGATGAAAATGCATTGATGAAAGCTGTGGCGAATCAACCTGTCACAGTTGCTATTGACGCCTCTGGAAGGGCTTTTCAACTCTATCAATCG GGTGTATTTACTGGTAGCTGTGACACAATGTTGAATCATGGTGTGGTGGTTGTTGGATATGGTTCTCAAAATGGTGTGGATTTTTGGGGTGTGAGGAACTCATGGAGCACTAACTGGGGTGAACGTGGTTACTTCAAGTTAGAGCGTAATCTGAAAAATACAAATACAGGAAAGTGTGGAATCGCAATGGACCCTACATACCCAATTAAGCTTCGTCAAAACTCTGCAGTTACTAATTCTGGTTATGAAAAAACTCAAATGCTTGTTACCAGTGCTTGA